One Triticum dicoccoides isolate Atlit2015 ecotype Zavitan chromosome 3B, WEW_v2.0, whole genome shotgun sequence genomic window, GTGATGACACTGATagtgcagaggatgatgatgaagtcATCAAAGCAAAACCAAAGAAGCAGCGAAAGACCAAGTCCTGTAAAGATGATTTTTCTGCTCAAGATGAGAAGAACCCATTTGTTTGTATTAATTTGTACATGTGCTCAAatttattcttgatggatgtagatATGTACTACCTTGTTGATTCTGGTTATCCTAACCGGGTGGGATATCTATCTCCTTACAAAGGGACAATCTACCACCTTGCCGAATTTCGGTCTGGCCGCCGCCCACCGAGTGGTAAATTTGAGGTGTTCAATTATCTTCACTCTTCTCTTCGGAATATGATTGAACGCACATTTGGTGTGCTCAAGCAGAAATGGCGCATCCTAAGGGATGTGCCACACTTCAAGGTGTGAAGTCAGACGATGATTATCAGTGCTTGTATGACGCTTCACAATTTCATCAGGGGCAGCAAGCTACGCGATAAAGAGTTTGATAAATGTGATGATAATGAAAATTACATGCCTGCAGTCTCACGGTCAACACCTTTGCTTGGCGATGACGTTCCCACTTCATCCGATGAAGGCAACATGAACGACATGCGAGATAGGATTGCGAGCTCTTTGTTTATTGCGCGACAAGCTATATAGATTAGTATTTGTACGGACCTCTAATTATATGTATGGATTATTAGTTATATGGACGATCTAATCCTTTAGCTCTCttttgtagggattgttagttataTGGACTATCTTTTGTATTGTATGGGAAATTGTGACTTGCATGGACTAGCGATGTGACGTCATAATTCTTTTGCTTACTATTATTCTATGTATATATGAGAAAGAAAGTGAGAAAATTATTATTATGAAATATTTTATGCTTACCATAGAACAAATCATTCCCTGTCAGCCAAAATACTATTTAAAAAATCTTTTAACACTGAATCAACAAGTTACACTGATCTCAATGCTCTAAGGGCATTTCAGGCTTTTCACCAGCTCACAGTCGTTTTCACAGCTGCGTTGCCAAACAGCTAACCTTCACTACAGCTGTTTCCTTAGCACAACTGTTTTGCCAGCACAGCAAGCCCACAGCTGAATCTGTTGAAACTGAAGCCAAACAAATACAGCCAACCTCCCACTTGAAGTTCAGCGCCCGCTCGAAAAGCTCCATGCTCACAAAGAANNNNNNNNNNNNNNNNNNNNNNNNNNNNNNNNNNNNNNNNNNNNNNNNNNNNNNNNNNNNNNNNNNNNNNNNNNNNNNNNNNNNNNNNNNNNNNNNNNNNNNNNNNNNNNNNNNNNNNNNNNNNNNNNNNNNNNNNNNNNNNNNNNNNNNNNNTGGCATCCTTAACGCCTAAAAAAATGCCCCCTAAGGTCCTGAGTGGTATTTGAGAATGCAAAGCCACATAAAGTTGAATAATAAATAAGGACTGTGATATTTGGCACATGTGTGCCATATAAGCAAAACTGCCACACCTCTATTTTTTTAACTTTAAAGTACCACATGATCTCCTTCCTTTGACCCCGCCTTCTCCCGAACGACCCCGCAAGCTCGCCCGAGAAACCTGCTTCTTCTGCACATCTCGCGTGCCCATACGCGAGAAAACTGCCACTTCTTCACGTCTACCACATGATAAAAAAAATATTGCGCATGTCCCACACCTCCTTGGCACCAAAGCACGCCACCACAACCAACTCACCCTTAGGTAATTGTTGCTCAAACTAAAGAAACTAATCATTTTGACCCCATTTTTTTACAATTTTATTACTACAAAAAGTACAGAAAATTACCACGATTTCCCCTCAGGACAAAGTTACCATGGTATTTGCATGCCAGTTATCAGGCCTGTGATCCGTAAGTTACCGTGCTATTTACATAGAACTTACCAGGTACTATGTTTCAACAACCACACCCCTTTCAAAGTTATCATTGTGTTTTGTACACAAGTTATAAGGTCTTCGATGTGTAAAATACCGTGgtacttacacataagttatcagggtaTGTGTACATCAACCTTGCCcctggtcaaagttaccatgggggattgtacatgagttACCGGGTCTATAGTTTGTATATTATCATGATACTTATACCTAAAAACCTGGGTTTGTTTCAGTAACTTTTTTCATGGGTCAAAAATTACCACGATGTTTTTGCATAACTTATCACGCCTATAGCGGGTCAAAATGGGCCATTTTTCGGGCCAACCCACGAGCACGTGTGCCCCTCATGATACTAAATATTATGTGGCTTTTCAGTGGCACACCATGTGTTGTGCTCATCTAAGAGGCCCGATGAGGCGAGTGTATGTTTTTAACAACTTATTTTTCTTTGGTAAAAAGTTACCATCATATTTATATTGTAAGTTATCGGTTACGcggtgcttatattatcatgttgTTCACACAAAAATTATCGGGGATGTTTTGAACAACTTTTCCCTGGGACAAAAAGTTATCATGGTGATTCTAGGTAACTTACCAAGCCCGCGGTGCTTAAAATATtatgctatttacacaaaatttatcAGGGGTATGTTTCAACAAACATCCCCNNNNNNNNNNNNNNNNNNNNNNNNNNNNNNNNNNNNNNNNNNNNNNNNNNNNNNNNNNNNNNNNNNNNNNNNNNNNNNNNNNNNNNNNNNNNNNNNNNNNNNNNNNNNNNNNNNNNNNNNNNNNNNNNNNNNNNNNNNNNNNNNNNNNNNNNNNNNNNNNNNNNNNNNNNNNNNNNNNNNNNNNNNNNNNNNNNNNNNNNNNNNNNNNNNNNNNNNNNNNNNNNNNNNNNNNNNNNNNNNNNNNATGGTGTTTAGTTATCGCAGTGTATATGttttcatgctatttacacataaaaATATCATGGAAGGGGGGTATAGTACCGTGCTATTTATCAGGGGTATATCCAGGCACAAATCTCTGATCAATTCATATTTGCTTTTCCACAAATCATGGCAAAAAGGGAATAGAAAACATAAGTGGACAAGTTTCCTGCTATTGTTGCCTGAAATAGCTTATCCACACACAGAGAGCTGATGCTGAAGAACATCACTAGTCAGCATCAATAAGATACTAACACCTACTTCCTTCAGAAAAGACGGCGAAGACACTAGGATACAACACCATAATACATATGAAACCTTACACTAAAGTTGCAAAATTATCCATTCGTGGCCTATATACTCCCTATCAGACTATCACAAACAACAAACCAACAACTACAAATCCAACAGAATTCTACTTCCAAATACTAGTCAACAGCACAGAAAAAGGCTAGCAGTAGCAAACGATCAATTTGCAATCTACATACTTTACTTTCCAACTACAATCAGGATAACTGGAACAATGTCACCTTGAAGTCCACACCAGGCTATGCCTAGGCCGGCAACGGGAACCTCATTCCAACCGAAATGTGCATGCACATTGTGAGGCATAAGGTGAAGATGGCCATGGACTTGGCGCTCAGGTACTTGACGGCGACGAGACCCCTTTCGGTGATTTCGTCACGGGCAACGACAATGCTCTTTCGTGCACCAGCGGACACCCGCTGAGTCGAGAACTCGAGGAATGACCGGACCATCTCTGCGGTGACCCTGCCCGTGACATCTAGCACAAACCTCCGGTTGCTTGGCATGGCCAATGTGGTCGATACTCTCTCCATTACACAGCTAGGACCTGAATTGCAGACCTCTTGCACCACTGCTGCTTCAGCTCGAGAAATGGAGGCCTCCTTTGTGACCTGCCGTGAGGTCCTGACAAACGTCTCGACGGCGCCGTTGCAGACGGACACGAGCAGGTCCTTGAGCTTGGCGTCGTGCTTGGGGTCAGTGACGCCTGCGAGCACCTGGTCGGAGGTGCGCACGGCCGCGGTCCTGTCGAGGTAGGCGGCGACGGCGGTGCTGACGAACACccggacgagctccgcggcggcctccttgcccCTGTCGCTGCACAGCGCGGCGAGCCAGTCCGGCTGGCCAGGGGCGCGGGGCCGGGCCTCGGGATCACGGCAGGAGAGCACGAGGTTCCTGGCGAAGCTCCCGAGGACGGCGGAGCCGAACCCGGCGCCGTCGGGGGAGAGGAGGCGGTCCAAGATCCGGTCGTGCAGCGGCGGGGAGGGAGGATCCGGGCCCCGGGCGGCCCGGTGGGAGGAGAAGGCGCGAAGGGCCCCCGAGGCGAGCGACTCGAagagggcggaggcggcggaggagacGTGGTCGGAGGCGGCGAGCTTGGAGAGGATGAGTGCGGGGAAGGAGTGGAAGAACCGAAAAAAGTGGATCATGCTGCGATGCCGATCGAAGGGACACCGAGTGGTGTGGCAGTTTTGCAATCGGGCACAGGGTTGCCAAATACATATTTCGAATAAATAAACATATGATTCCGAAAGTTAAAATGCGTTTTAGGAAGGGAATCAACCTGGTTTGGATGGTATGGTGAGTATTTCTATCTTATTAAGACGAAAAATTCTTTCAATATGAGGCGGGAAAAAATTCTTTTGATATGAGGCGCTTGCAGCCCAATGACTTTTGTCTTCAGTAGGTAATTTGTGTATGTGCCCATGTGGTGGCGGTGCGAGTGCATGTGTGCATTTTGCGCTCTACTCGGTGTTTGAAAATAGATGTACTTGGAAGAGAAAAGCCGAGTATCGTTGCTCCCAACAAGTTCAAAtggatttttatatttttttatagaaGTGGAGCTGGTAAGGCAAGTGATCAAAAAGCCTTGCAGCATGGATATCATCATCCTTGGATGCTACAATATATTGAGGGCTAAGAAATGGAAGATccctaccccgcaaaaaaaaaatggAAGATCCCAATAATGAGGATCCCATCATAGGAAGGTGGTTAAGGAATCTCAAAGAAGATTTCACTTTTCGACAAAGGGAATAAATTATTATCGCGGAGATACCaataacacccggcctctgcaacaACACAATACACTACTGGCACTacggatgcacacaaccaaaataataagaagaagaagctaAAAAAAGAAAAGTCCTGCTACAGTGATCTAGTCCTTGAAGCAGCAGTACAAACACCACTAAGACAACACCTGAAGTCCAAGTTCTCCAAAAGCGACGCCTCTAAGAAGAAAACAGTGCACAAGCACCGTCGTCGCCCGATCATAGATCAT contains:
- the LOC119279849 gene encoding protein PHLOEM PROTEIN 2-LIKE A10-like, with the protein product MIHFFRFFHSFPALILSKLAASDHVSSAASALFESLASGALRAFSSHRAARGPDPPSPPLHDRILDRLLSPDGAGFGSAVLGSFARNLVLSCRDPEARPRAPGQPDWLAALCSDRGKEAAAELVRVFVSTAVAAYLDRTAAVRTSDQVLAGVTDPKHDAKLKDLLVSVCNGAVETFVRTSRQVTKEASISRAEAAVVQEVCNSGPSCVMERVSTTLAMPSNRRFVLDVTGRVTAEMVRSFLEFSTQRVSAGARKSIVVARDEITERGLVAVKYLSAKSMAIFTLCLTMCMHISVGMRFPLPA